From a region of the Fischerella sp. JS2 genome:
- a CDS encoding flippase has protein sequence MLKKIERITHKLSPNLQKIIGNTGWLLADRVLRMGTGLLVGVWVARYLGPKNYGIFNYAIAFTTIFNTVANLGLDRIVIRNIVRQPNNKDEILGTAFFMKVLAQIVIIVVSVTAIIIIRPRENLIHQLVGIITVGMFFESYYVIDFWFQSQVQSKYTVWFKNIGLVLASCLRVVLIQIQAPLLFFAWVYSAETALSALGLVVAYRIKGYFIQAWNFSSKCAIELLKDSWTLILTSFVIMIYMRTDQLMLGQMIGDKAVGIYSAAIKISELWYFIPTAITSSVFPSILKAKQESQHLYHQQIQKVLDLLATVSFIVGITFSLLSYQIVNLMYGQEYVEAGTILIIHIWTGLFVSLGLVCGLWTTAENLMQFTFIATANGAVINIILNYFLIKRYGGTGAAISSLIAQCVASYISYILLPKTRKIFTMQTKAILLPSLLNRLFQYVKTVIR, from the coding sequence ATGCTCAAAAAAATAGAAAGAATTACCCATAAACTCAGCCCTAACCTACAAAAGATTATTGGTAATACAGGTTGGCTGTTAGCTGATAGAGTCCTGCGAATGGGTACAGGACTATTAGTGGGGGTATGGGTAGCTCGCTACCTCGGGCCAAAAAATTATGGTATTTTCAACTATGCGATCGCTTTTACTACGATCTTCAACACAGTTGCCAACCTCGGACTTGATAGGATTGTTATTCGTAATATTGTACGCCAACCCAATAACAAAGATGAAATTTTAGGTACAGCCTTCTTTATGAAGGTCTTAGCCCAAATTGTAATCATAGTTGTCTCAGTTACGGCAATTATCATTATCCGTCCCCGTGAGAATCTCATCCACCAGCTGGTTGGAATCATAACTGTAGGAATGTTTTTTGAATCTTATTATGTAATTGATTTTTGGTTCCAATCCCAAGTTCAGTCAAAATATACAGTTTGGTTTAAGAATATAGGTTTGGTGCTAGCTAGTTGTCTACGGGTTGTATTGATCCAAATACAAGCTCCGTTACTTTTTTTCGCTTGGGTCTATTCAGCGGAAACTGCTCTGAGTGCTTTGGGGCTTGTAGTGGCGTACCGGATTAAAGGTTATTTTATACAAGCATGGAACTTTAGCTCGAAGTGTGCAATAGAGTTACTTAAAGATAGTTGGACACTCATTCTTACGAGTTTTGTGATCATGATTTACATGCGAACTGATCAGTTAATGCTAGGTCAGATGATTGGTGACAAAGCAGTCGGAATCTACTCAGCAGCAATAAAGATCTCAGAACTTTGGTATTTCATACCCACGGCCATAACAAGTTCAGTATTTCCATCAATTTTGAAAGCAAAACAAGAAAGTCAACACTTGTACCATCAACAAATCCAGAAAGTCTTAGACTTGCTTGCAACTGTGTCTTTTATAGTTGGTATAACATTTTCATTATTATCATATCAAATTGTCAATTTAATGTATGGTCAAGAATATGTAGAAGCAGGCACTATACTTATCATCCATATTTGGACTGGATTATTCGTCTCCTTGGGCTTGGTATGTGGTCTTTGGACAACAGCAGAGAATTTAATGCAGTTTACATTTATAGCAACTGCCAATGGTGCAGTCATAAATATAATTTTGAACTACTTTTTAATTAAGAGATATGGAGGTACAGGGGCAGCAATCTCTTCACTAATTGCTCAATGTGTTGCTTCATATATATCTTATATATTGTTACCAAAAACTAGAAAGATTTTTACTATGCAAACTAAAGCAATTTTATTACCAAGTTTATTGAACAGATTATTCCAATACGTCAAAACTGTTATCAGATAA
- a CDS encoding NAD-dependent epimerase/dehydratase family protein has protein sequence MSVAIITGSAGLIGSEAVRYFAHLGLHIVGIDNDMRKFFFGEDASTEWNRKRLEADLKEYEHHNVDIRDYSKITEIFQHFGKNISLIIHTAAQPSHDWAASDPFSDFSVNANGTLNMLQATREYCPEAVFVFTSTNKVYGDLPNSLPLVEEEKRWEIEASHKYYSGISEDMSIDQSKHSLFGASKVAADVLVQEYGRYFDMKTVSFRGGCLTGPNHSGTQLHGFLAYLMKCAVTGKPYTIFGYKGKQVRDNIHSSDLISAFYEFYKNPTVGAVYNIGGGRESNCSMLEAIDICQEITSKKMNYSYSDNNRIGDHMWYISDLSKFKAHYPDWSIKYDVTQILREIYEYNVERWI, from the coding sequence ATGAGCGTTGCGATTATTACAGGTTCAGCTGGCTTAATTGGTTCAGAAGCAGTCAGATACTTTGCTCATCTTGGACTACATATTGTCGGTATTGACAATGACATGCGTAAATTCTTTTTTGGAGAAGATGCTTCAACTGAGTGGAATCGCAAGCGTTTAGAAGCAGATCTGAAGGAATATGAACACCACAACGTAGATATACGAGATTACTCTAAAATTACTGAGATTTTTCAACATTTTGGTAAGAACATATCATTGATTATTCATACGGCTGCCCAACCTTCTCACGACTGGGCAGCGAGCGATCCATTCTCGGATTTTTCCGTAAATGCTAATGGCACACTTAACATGTTGCAAGCAACTCGTGAATACTGCCCTGAAGCTGTATTTGTTTTTACATCTACAAATAAAGTCTATGGAGATTTACCGAATTCCTTACCCTTAGTGGAGGAAGAAAAGCGGTGGGAAATTGAAGCATCTCATAAATACTATTCGGGTATTTCCGAAGATATGAGCATTGATCAAAGTAAGCATTCTTTATTTGGAGCTTCTAAAGTTGCAGCAGATGTTCTTGTCCAAGAATATGGTCGCTACTTTGATATGAAAACTGTGTCTTTTCGAGGCGGATGTCTGACTGGGCCAAATCATTCGGGAACCCAACTACACGGATTTTTGGCTTATCTGATGAAATGTGCAGTTACTGGCAAGCCATATACCATTTTTGGTTACAAAGGTAAGCAGGTACGTGACAATATTCATTCATCTGATTTGATTTCTGCATTCTATGAATTTTATAAAAATCCTACTGTAGGTGCGGTCTACAACATTGGGGGTGGTCGTGAAAGCAATTGTTCAATGCTAGAGGCGATCGATATTTGTCAAGAAATAACCAGTAAGAAGATGAACTATTCATACTCCGACAACAATCGGATTGGAGATCATATGTGGTATATCAGCGATCTATCAAAATTTAAAGCACATTACCCAGATTGGTCAATTAAATATGATGTGACGCAAATTCTGCGTGAAATTTACGAATATAACGTTGAAAGGTGGATATAA
- a CDS encoding polysaccharide biosynthesis tyrosine autokinase — MKESEFHVEEIDFQKYLLVLQRRWMTAVGVFGVVVTLALLYALSTKPTYTAQASLLIKTSRTSSLTGLGEDLGRLESLVQDNSPVDTQAKIVTSVPVLQETITSLSLKNDEGEPLKVEDLQKKLKVEGVKGTDVLEVSYTHEDPQLAAKVINKIVEEYTKQNIQANREEAISAGKFMLQQLPKTEEAVQKAELALRRFKERNKIIVLQEEATAAVNTISKLEDEIAQSQAQLVDVNARLEKLQTQARVNSQEAVSAVDLSQVPGTQKVLTELQEAQSELTVARTRYQPGHPTVANLEEKVSALRSLLQQRIEQVGGNNQQISTANLQMGEVRQKLIEDLANTDKERVGLERRIAELTNTWSVYKQRANILPKLEQTQRELERKLKAAQTTYETLLTRIQEINVAENQNVSNARIISPALVPDEPSGTRKALIIAGGGVLGIMLGIIAALAADLIDRSIKTVKEARELFQYTLLGVIPSVSKTAKNSYSVQGLDRPIPRVVGRDIPHFPVGDAYQMLQANLKFLSYKQLKAITVTSSIPKEGKSEVSANLAVAMAQVERRVLLVDADMRHPIQHHIWQLSNNQGLSNIIVDQVPLETIVHEVMPNLHVLTSGVMPPNPVALLDSDRMATLVASFTKKYDCVIFDAPPLAGTADAAVLGKLADGILLVVRPEVVDYASASAAKEFLTQSGQTVLGMVMNGVSVKREPDSYFYYAKDSVESTGVSKKSILVRNHR, encoded by the coding sequence ATGAAGGAATCAGAATTTCATGTTGAAGAGATAGATTTTCAAAAATACTTGCTTGTCCTGCAACGGCGTTGGATGACAGCAGTAGGTGTTTTTGGAGTAGTCGTCACCCTTGCATTGCTGTATGCATTATCAACTAAACCTACATATACAGCACAAGCAAGTCTGTTAATTAAGACAAGTCGCACCTCCTCACTCACAGGATTGGGAGAAGATTTAGGACGACTGGAATCTTTAGTCCAGGATAACAGCCCTGTAGACACGCAGGCAAAGATCGTTACGTCTGTTCCTGTCCTTCAAGAAACCATTACATCCCTTAGTCTCAAAAATGATGAAGGTGAACCTCTAAAAGTCGAGGATCTTCAGAAAAAATTAAAGGTAGAGGGTGTCAAAGGCACAGACGTTTTGGAAGTTTCCTACACACATGAAGATCCCCAATTAGCTGCAAAAGTCATCAATAAAATAGTTGAAGAATATACTAAGCAAAATATCCAAGCCAACAGAGAAGAAGCAATCTCTGCTGGCAAATTTATGTTGCAGCAATTACCCAAAACCGAGGAAGCCGTTCAGAAAGCAGAATTAGCCTTACGTAGATTCAAAGAGAGAAACAAAATTATTGTCCTGCAAGAAGAAGCAACCGCAGCGGTAAATACAATTTCCAAGTTGGAAGACGAAATTGCCCAATCACAAGCCCAACTGGTTGATGTTAATGCTCGTTTGGAGAAATTACAAACTCAGGCTAGGGTCAATTCACAAGAAGCTGTATCGGCAGTAGACTTGAGCCAAGTACCTGGAACTCAAAAAGTACTGACTGAACTTCAGGAAGCACAGTCGGAATTGACAGTTGCACGAACCCGTTATCAACCTGGACATCCCACAGTTGCCAATTTAGAGGAAAAAGTTTCTGCTCTTAGAAGCTTACTACAACAGCGAATAGAGCAGGTAGGTGGTAATAATCAGCAAATCTCTACAGCAAATTTACAAATGGGAGAAGTGCGACAAAAGCTGATTGAAGATTTAGCAAACACAGATAAAGAACGTGTTGGTTTGGAAAGACGAATTGCAGAACTGACTAATACATGGTCTGTTTACAAACAACGCGCCAACATTCTGCCGAAGTTAGAACAAACCCAAAGGGAGCTAGAGCGAAAACTGAAAGCGGCTCAAACAACGTATGAAACACTCTTGACAAGAATACAAGAGATTAACGTAGCAGAAAACCAGAATGTTAGTAATGCCCGGATCATCTCTCCTGCATTAGTACCAGATGAGCCAAGTGGTACTAGAAAAGCTTTGATTATTGCGGGTGGAGGAGTTTTAGGTATAATGCTAGGAATAATTGCTGCCCTTGCTGCTGATTTGATAGACCGCTCTATCAAGACTGTTAAAGAAGCTAGAGAACTGTTTCAGTACACATTACTAGGGGTTATTCCTAGTGTAAGCAAGACTGCTAAAAACAGCTATTCAGTACAAGGGTTAGATAGACCAATCCCCAGAGTAGTTGGTAGAGACATTCCCCATTTCCCGGTTGGTGACGCGTATCAAATGCTGCAAGCAAACTTGAAATTTCTTTCATATAAGCAGCTAAAAGCAATTACAGTTACTAGTTCTATTCCTAAAGAAGGAAAATCAGAAGTTTCTGCTAACTTAGCTGTCGCAATGGCACAAGTGGAACGTCGGGTACTGTTAGTAGATGCTGATATGCGTCATCCTATCCAGCATCATATTTGGCAACTCAGTAATAATCAAGGCTTAAGCAATATCATTGTTGACCAAGTGCCTTTGGAGACAATTGTTCACGAAGTAATGCCCAATTTACACGTTCTGACCTCTGGGGTGATGCCTCCCAATCCAGTTGCTTTGTTAGACTCTGATCGTATGGCTACCTTAGTTGCGAGCTTTACCAAAAAATATGATTGCGTAATTTTTGATGCTCCACCTCTAGCAGGAACAGCAGATGCAGCAGTTCTAGGTAAATTAGCTGACGGTATTTTGCTGGTGGTGCGTCCAGAAGTGGTTGACTATGCAAGTGCTAGTGCAGCTAAAGAGTTTTTAACTCAGTCAGGCCAAACAGTACTAGGTATGGTGATGAACGGCGTAAGTGTGAAGCGCGAACCAGATAGCTATTTTTACTATGCAAAAGATTCAGTAGAGTCAACTGGTGTGTCTAAAAAATCTATTCTGGTGAGAAATCATCGATAA
- a CDS encoding glycosyltransferase family 2 protein, whose product MKTPVAFLIFNRPDTTKKVFDAIRQAKPQKLLVVADGPRADRPGEAEKCEATRKIIKLVDWDCEVLTNYSDVNLGCKKRIASGLNWVFENVEEAIILEDDCLPHPTFFQFCQELLEYYRYDTRVMHISGCNYGVLGSFPDQSYYFSKVTGIWGWASWRRAWKWYDVDITFWSDFLKQGKLLQSIFISEKELKVRFKNWEGVHLGKIDTWDYSWHLTCICQGGLAIKPNHNLVSNIGFGSEATHTKSTRTHFAHLQTEAMQFPLKHPKFMLWDSDAEKRYFQQMYNTGSLNRLLSVFKKLFNSFK is encoded by the coding sequence ATGAAAACTCCAGTTGCATTCTTAATTTTTAATCGACCTGACACAACTAAAAAAGTTTTCGATGCAATCCGTCAGGCTAAACCACAGAAATTATTAGTGGTTGCAGACGGACCGCGTGCTGATCGTCCAGGTGAAGCTGAAAAGTGCGAAGCTACCCGTAAAATCATTAAGCTTGTTGATTGGGACTGTGAAGTATTAACTAACTACTCAGATGTGAATTTAGGCTGTAAAAAAAGAATTGCAAGTGGATTAAATTGGGTATTTGAAAATGTTGAAGAAGCAATAATACTTGAAGATGATTGTTTGCCACATCCGACTTTCTTCCAATTTTGTCAGGAGCTTCTCGAATACTATAGATATGATACTCGTGTCATGCATATTAGTGGGTGCAATTATGGGGTTTTAGGTTCGTTTCCCGACCAAAGCTATTATTTTTCAAAAGTCACAGGCATATGGGGTTGGGCAAGCTGGAGAAGAGCATGGAAATGGTACGATGTTGATATTACTTTTTGGTCTGATTTTCTCAAACAAGGAAAACTTCTTCAAAGTATTTTTATTTCAGAGAAGGAATTAAAAGTGAGATTCAAAAATTGGGAAGGTGTACACCTCGGGAAAATAGATACTTGGGATTATTCATGGCATTTAACCTGTATTTGCCAAGGAGGACTTGCGATTAAGCCCAATCATAATCTTGTCAGCAATATAGGATTTGGTTCAGAAGCTACACATACAAAATCTACACGAACTCATTTCGCACATCTTCAAACTGAAGCAATGCAGTTTCCATTGAAACATCCAAAGTTTATGTTGTGGGATAGTGATGCAGAAAAACGATATTTTCAACAGATGTATAATACAGGGTCATTGAATAGATTATTGTCAGTGTTTAAAAAATTATTCAATTCTTTTAAATAG
- a CDS encoding glycosyltransferase family 2 protein, producing MQVKKTVTNHSPISVSKTLRLAVIITCYNRLAKTLGCLEALYKQELPSNLEIQVYLVDDGSTDGTGEVVRSNYPEVNVLLGSGDLFWNGGMRLAFAEAIKYDYDYYLWLNDDTILYPEAISNLLTSSYALTQQGYVKTVVVGATQDAKTGLLSYGGMIASSWWHPLKFNLIKPDNHEVKPCSTINGNCVLLSREVVQAVGNLDPEFRHSTGDFDYGLRVHKQGGSVWLAPGYAGTCEYNPLRHQAWDEPNLTLRQRWEKINQPRGLPIREWKVFARRHAGPFWIFYWLLPYARLVLKSVSSHKLLA from the coding sequence ATGCAGGTTAAAAAAACAGTCACCAATCATAGTCCTATATCTGTAAGCAAAACCTTGCGTCTCGCTGTAATTATAACTTGTTACAATCGTCTAGCGAAGACTTTAGGCTGTTTAGAGGCTTTGTACAAGCAGGAATTGCCATCAAATCTTGAGATACAAGTTTACTTAGTAGATGATGGTAGTACTGATGGTACAGGAGAAGTAGTACGTAGTAATTACCCTGAGGTCAATGTTCTGTTGGGAAGTGGAGACCTGTTTTGGAATGGAGGAATGAGATTAGCCTTTGCTGAGGCTATCAAATACGATTATGACTACTATCTCTGGCTGAATGATGATACTATTCTTTACCCGGAAGCTATAAGTAATTTGCTGACATCTTCCTATGCTTTAACTCAGCAAGGTTACGTGAAAACAGTTGTGGTAGGAGCAACTCAAGATGCAAAAACTGGTTTACTCTCCTATGGAGGTATGATTGCCAGTAGTTGGTGGCATCCTCTGAAATTTAATTTAATCAAACCAGATAATCATGAAGTAAAACCTTGTTCAACCATTAATGGTAACTGTGTCCTCTTATCCAGAGAAGTAGTTCAAGCAGTAGGAAATCTTGACCCAGAGTTTCGTCATAGCACAGGAGATTTTGATTATGGGCTACGAGTTCACAAACAGGGTGGTTCAGTTTGGCTAGCACCAGGATATGCAGGAACCTGTGAATATAATCCTTTAAGACATCAAGCTTGGGATGAACCAAATCTGACTTTGCGTCAACGATGGGAGAAAATAAACCAACCTAGAGGACTACCAATTAGAGAATGGAAAGTATTTGCTCGTAGACATGCTGGTCCTTTCTGGATATTCTACTGGCTACTTCCTTATGCAAGGTTGGTTTTAAAGTCAGTGTCATCTCACAAGCTACTAGCTTGA
- a CDS encoding O-antigen ligase family protein — MTKISFVALIKKLEIGTTITLLLLTEFFPFPPLIVNLVSILIYLFLFFVILGRGKRFFYVATRDISLLFLLSLAIASLFWSNNPESTAYQLRFILRSSLFGVYLAMQYRPREQITLLSWTAGISMILSLVSVFLFPSIGTGLFEDKLSWIGIYSHKQIFGRQLGLFALIFVVRYLDKNSNNLSAILGFILVSFLAFKSNSKTAWLMIIFSLFIVLLYKINKQRKIRLLMFLFFSLLAIITVSLLTANLKFIVVDLLGKNLEFNGRTPLWILSIERGLEQPWLGYGYAGFWGSSVGDYVIKNTWAGSHEDFYRSATSFHAHNGYIDLFLQLGLIGLLIFLVNLFMTLKRVIILFIYTRAIEYAWMLQFIALFCLLNFSDSCILLVNTFWVVYVSISLSSAIEFKRKFSSTHSLTT, encoded by the coding sequence ATGACCAAAATATCCTTTGTAGCTTTAATAAAAAAGTTAGAGATTGGAACTACAATAACTTTACTTTTGCTTACTGAGTTTTTCCCTTTTCCACCCTTAATCGTAAATCTCGTTAGTATATTAATCTATTTATTTTTATTTTTTGTAATTTTGGGACGGGGAAAAAGATTTTTTTATGTTGCAACACGAGATATATCTTTACTCTTCTTGTTAAGTTTAGCGATTGCCTCACTTTTTTGGTCTAACAATCCAGAAAGTACTGCATATCAATTGAGATTTATACTCCGATCAAGTCTATTTGGAGTGTATTTAGCTATGCAATATCGTCCTAGAGAACAGATAACCTTACTGTCTTGGACTGCTGGTATCTCGATGATTCTATCTTTAGTTAGTGTTTTTTTGTTTCCATCTATTGGTACTGGCCTATTTGAGGATAAATTATCCTGGATCGGTATCTACTCACACAAACAGATTTTTGGTCGTCAATTGGGACTTTTTGCATTAATATTTGTAGTAAGATATTTAGATAAAAATAGTAATAATCTATCCGCAATTCTTGGCTTTATATTAGTTTCGTTTCTAGCATTCAAATCTAACAGCAAAACTGCATGGTTAATGATTATTTTTTCGTTGTTTATTGTTTTACTTTATAAAATAAATAAGCAACGTAAAATTAGGCTATTAATGTTTTTGTTTTTTTCATTATTAGCTATTATCACCGTATCTTTATTGACTGCTAATTTAAAGTTTATAGTAGTTGATTTATTAGGAAAAAATCTTGAATTTAACGGGCGCACTCCTCTTTGGATCCTCTCTATTGAAAGAGGATTAGAGCAACCTTGGCTGGGCTATGGTTATGCAGGTTTTTGGGGTTCATCAGTTGGTGATTATGTCATAAAAAATACCTGGGCAGGTTCACATGAGGACTTCTACCGTAGCGCTACCTCATTCCATGCTCACAATGGTTATATAGATCTTTTTCTGCAACTAGGTTTAATTGGTTTACTAATATTTTTGGTTAATTTATTCATGACTCTAAAAAGAGTAATAATCTTATTTATTTACACTAGAGCCATAGAATATGCTTGGATGTTGCAATTTATTGCACTATTTTGTCTTCTAAATTTCAGTGACAGTTGTATTTTATTAGTAAATACGTTTTGGGTCGTATATGTATCCATCTCACTTTCATCTGCCATTGAGTTTAAAAGAAAATTTTCATCTACCCATAGCTTAACTACCTAG
- a CDS encoding WecB/TagA/CpsF family glycosyltransferase → MINEGKYPILGVNVHAVDYEFAVAKIVSAAKKKHPCSVSALAVHGVMTGFLDPVHARRLNGMDLIVPDGQPVRWALWWLHQKKLPDRVYGPNLTLRVAQAFAERGLSIYLYGSKPETLSRFAQNLKQSFPGLIIAGMEPSKFRRLTEGERIELADRIQASGANAVFLGLGCPRQEVWAYEYRNLLNIPILAVGAAFDFHAGTLPQAPQVLQNLGLEWLYRLVQEPKRLWRRYVLLNPLYVWNVFLQYVGLRKFIPVRPDGSEKIESYG, encoded by the coding sequence ATGATTAACGAGGGTAAATATCCCATTTTAGGTGTGAATGTACACGCTGTAGACTATGAATTTGCGGTTGCAAAAATTGTGTCAGCAGCCAAAAAAAAGCACCCTTGTTCTGTGAGCGCTTTAGCGGTACATGGAGTGATGACTGGTTTTTTAGATCCAGTACATGCGAGACGTTTGAATGGAATGGATCTAATTGTGCCAGATGGTCAACCTGTGCGCTGGGCTTTGTGGTGGTTACATCAAAAGAAATTGCCTGATCGAGTCTATGGGCCTAATCTCACATTACGTGTTGCTCAAGCTTTTGCCGAAAGGGGATTATCTATTTATCTCTACGGAAGTAAGCCAGAAACATTGAGCAGGTTTGCACAAAATCTGAAGCAATCCTTTCCTGGTCTTATCATTGCTGGTATGGAACCTTCCAAATTCCGTAGACTTACTGAAGGTGAACGTATAGAACTTGCAGATCGTATTCAGGCTTCTGGCGCAAACGCTGTTTTTTTAGGTTTAGGTTGTCCAAGACAAGAAGTTTGGGCTTATGAATACCGCAATCTTTTAAATATCCCAATCCTAGCAGTTGGTGCGGCTTTTGATTTTCATGCAGGTACCTTACCGCAAGCGCCACAAGTTTTACAAAATTTGGGTTTGGAGTGGTTATATCGCTTGGTTCAAGAACCTAAACGTTTATGGCGGCGCTATGTTTTGCTCAATCCTTTATATGTGTGGAATGTATTTCTACAGTATGTAGGCTTGAGAAAGTTTATCCCAGTTAGACCAGATGGTAGTGAAAAAATAGAATCATACGGATGA
- a CDS encoding endo-1,4-beta-xylanase encodes MSKNCKLFRRRNFLLGLGASATTFYLADHRFRDYNQLQARFYPRRSFSVIGKASLRDRAAAKGLIYGAFSEGGYKKLLQTPKLRSALIQECGLIVGGFYWGLNRPSASNFNFTETDSFAQFASEHGMLFRGHPLVWHEVIPNWLTSKFKDPRTTSKEIQNILINHVSTTVKRYAGRIHSWDVVNEATTPDDKRSDGLRNSPWLKFLGPDYIELAFRIAAEKDPKALLVYNDGGLEYDIPRHEARRSAILKLLERLKSRGTPIHAFGIQSHLWGQGARFNPKKLRKFLADVASLGLKILVTELDVTDKDLPKDLKIRDRMIAAAYEDYLSVVLDEKAVIAVINWGLSDHYTWLSYFAPRQDKLPVRPLPLDSNFQRKLAWNAIARAFDNAPKR; translated from the coding sequence ATGAGCAAAAACTGCAAACTATTTAGACGTCGCAATTTTCTGTTAGGTTTGGGAGCTTCGGCAACCACTTTCTACTTAGCCGATCACAGATTTAGGGACTACAATCAACTTCAAGCTCGATTTTATCCCAGGAGAAGTTTCTCTGTAATAGGTAAAGCTTCCTTACGCGATCGCGCCGCAGCTAAAGGATTAATCTATGGGGCGTTTTCGGAAGGTGGTTACAAAAAATTGTTGCAAACTCCAAAACTGCGATCTGCTTTGATTCAAGAGTGCGGTCTGATAGTAGGAGGGTTCTATTGGGGTTTGAATCGCCCTAGTGCCAGTAATTTCAATTTTACTGAAACTGACTCTTTTGCTCAATTTGCGTCTGAGCATGGGATGCTTTTCCGGGGTCATCCTTTAGTTTGGCATGAGGTAATACCTAATTGGTTAACTAGTAAGTTCAAAGATCCTAGAACTACCTCTAAAGAAATTCAGAACATTTTAATCAACCATGTATCAACGACTGTTAAACGCTATGCTGGACGAATCCATTCGTGGGATGTGGTAAATGAGGCAACAACACCAGACGACAAACGCTCTGACGGCTTGCGAAACTCTCCTTGGCTAAAGTTTCTCGGTCCAGATTACATAGAGCTTGCTTTTAGGATTGCTGCCGAAAAAGATCCAAAAGCCTTGCTTGTTTATAACGATGGTGGACTAGAATATGACATTCCCAGACATGAGGCAAGAAGAAGTGCTATTCTGAAACTTCTTGAGCGGTTGAAGTCTAGAGGAACGCCAATTCATGCTTTTGGTATTCAATCACATCTATGGGGTCAGGGAGCTCGTTTCAATCCTAAAAAACTACGGAAGTTTTTAGCTGATGTTGCTAGTCTCGGTTTAAAAATTCTAGTTACTGAACTAGATGTAACAGATAAAGATTTACCAAAAGACTTAAAGATTCGCGATCGCATGATTGCTGCTGCCTATGAAGACTATCTTTCAGTGGTACTAGATGAAAAAGCTGTGATTGCAGTCATCAATTGGGGATTGAGTGATCACTATACCTGGCTTTCATATTTTGCTCCTCGTCAGGATAAATTACCAGTGCGTCCTTTGCCACTGGACTCAAATTTTCAACGCAAGTTGGCATGGAATGCTATAGCAAGAGCATTTGACAATGCTCCAAAACGTTAA
- a CDS encoding glycosyltransferase family 4 protein yields MNKIDKPRIALLLPTVELGAYWQPVLEELTNLSDQTILYTGRPWPGFDLEAGNNSVVKVVGNTVRVTANKEKTDYSGGFMFLSPGIIRYLFQFKPHVVFASGFSAWTILALLFKPFGKWRLIIVWDGSSPNVDFRHSKVRSFLRRMMCWLADGLMTNSYGGQEYLSEFLGVHKDKVLRRPYLVPDVKTLLQIPQNFDAKNIVPQQQHPVFLYVGRIEQRKGLHQLLKACAILKQQNYCNYTLQIVGRGPQQEELESFCRTENIQDCVNWVGWVDYSNLGVYFQNADIFIFPSLEDIWGMVVLEAMAFGKPILCSKWAGASEMVINGENGYVFDPYHPETLAEVMKGLIDKPHLISLMGQNSQKLISQHTPVAAANFFAQTAADVLKNSCFHSA; encoded by the coding sequence ATGAATAAAATAGATAAACCCCGTATAGCTTTGCTTCTTCCAACTGTAGAGCTAGGTGCTTACTGGCAACCAGTTTTGGAGGAACTGACAAACTTATCTGATCAAACTATTCTCTACACAGGTCGTCCTTGGCCTGGTTTTGATTTAGAGGCTGGGAATAATTCTGTCGTTAAGGTAGTCGGAAATACTGTGCGAGTAACAGCAAATAAGGAAAAAACCGACTATAGCGGTGGTTTTATGTTCTTATCTCCAGGTATTATCCGTTATTTATTTCAATTTAAACCTCATGTAGTATTTGCCAGTGGTTTCTCTGCTTGGACTATACTAGCATTACTTTTCAAGCCTTTTGGTAAATGGCGGCTTATTATTGTTTGGGATGGTAGTTCACCAAATGTAGACTTTCGACATTCAAAGGTTCGTTCATTCCTCAGAAGGATGATGTGTTGGTTGGCAGATGGGTTGATGACTAACAGTTATGGTGGACAGGAGTATCTGAGCGAGTTTTTAGGAGTCCACAAAGATAAAGTCCTCAGAAGACCTTACCTGGTGCCAGATGTAAAAACTTTATTACAAATACCTCAAAATTTTGATGCTAAAAATATTGTTCCACAGCAGCAACATCCAGTTTTTTTATATGTAGGGCGGATAGAGCAGAGAAAAGGACTTCATCAATTGCTGAAAGCATGTGCCATTCTCAAGCAGCAAAATTATTGTAACTACACCTTACAAATCGTAGGTAGAGGACCACAGCAGGAAGAACTGGAGAGTTTTTGTCGTACTGAGAATATACAAGATTGCGTAAATTGGGTAGGCTGGGTTGACTATAGCAATCTAGGAGTATATTTTCAGAATGCTGACATTTTCATTTTTCCTTCTTTAGAAGACATTTGGGGAATGGTTGTGTTAGAAGCAATGGCTTTTGGTAAGCCTATCCTATGTTCAAAATGGGCAGGAGCTTCTGAAATGGTTATTAACGGAGAAAACGGTTATGTTTTTGACCCGTATCATCCAGAGACACTTGCTGAAGTAATGAAGGGCTTGATAGATAAGCCACATCTTATTTCTTTAATGGGACAAAATTCACAAAAATTAATATCTCAGCATACTCCTGTAGCAGCAGCCAATTTTTTTGCACAGACAGCTGCTGATGTTTTGAAAAATAGCTGTTTTCATTCCGCTTGA